From the Cystobacter ferrugineus genome, the window TGCGATAGTCCTCGAGGTCGTAGGTTTGGCCGGTCGCCGACACGAATCTGAGCGCATCCATGGCGAGGAGAATCCGTTCCTTCTCTTCTGGGGAAGATGCTTCTTCCCAGCGTCGCCCAAGGAGTTCCAAGGCTTCAAGGGAGAGTTCACCAGGTCTCATGGGGAGACTCCTGCCATGTAGGGCGCGGTGTCGTACGTAGGTGTGGCCAGTAGCGCTGCTGGCGCGAGAACGATCACTCCCGCGCCCGCGGAGACCACGACGAAGGCCACACCTGCTGCAACGACAACACTTCCCACCAGAAGCGAATGGCGGTTGCGCTTCATCCAGTCGAGTGCACTGTCGACCGACATGAACTCTTGAGGTTGTTGTTCTTGGAGCTTCGTGCAGTCGCGGTAGGGCTGCATGCATTGCTCATTGCAATAGCGTTCCTTTCCGCCGCGACCTCTATTTCCTGATGTGATGTGACCAAATCCCCGCTCCAGGGGACGGTTCATGCACTTGCGAATACACTCGCGATTTTCCTGATCGCAGTCTCGCTTCTGGCCCATCGCGAGGACGATGGGTCGAGGCGCGCCTTGCGCACGTGCGAGTGGTCTGTAGGGTGAAAGGTCAACCTCTCCCGCACGCTGCCAGGAGTGGGTGACACTGCCATCAGGCGATTCCCTGATGAAGAGCACGAATTGAGTGAGGTCTTCTGGGTGGGACGGCGCGAGGTGACGGGAGGCCCCGCATGAGACGAGCAGGACACCGAGGAGTGCTGCCGTGATTCTCGTCGAAATCGTGCGGGTTTGCCCGAGGGAGACCTTGTACATGGGCGCGATACTCCTTTTCCTGGACGACCCTCACCAGGAAAATCAGCACACGCCGACTCCCGGTCGACGTCCAGACCGGGCTCGAAGTGCCGCCAACAGGGCAGCGCTTCCTGACCCCCTCCGTGCACCTCGCCCTCAGCTCAGGCGAAGAGTTGGAACTTCAGAGCGAGGCCGCCGCCTCGGCGTGGCGCAGGGTGAAGAAGGCCACCTCGGGATAGGTGCCGCGGCGCAGGTACGGGCCGCCAAAGCCAAAACCCAGACCCATGTTCACGTACAATTGATTGCCACGCACGTGGTAGTGGCCCTGGATGTAGGGCTGCCCCGCGCGCCGGAAGATGGCCTCCGTGAGCCCTCGCACCACGAACTGTCCGCCGTGCGTGTGCCCGGAGAACTGCACCAGATTGCCATTCGCGGGCAGCTTCTCGACGGTGGGCGGCGCGTGCGTGAGCACCAGCCGCGTGCCGGACTCGGGCGCCCCCCGGAACGTCGCCTCCACGTCGTCCCGGTGCGTGCGCCCATCGTCAATACCCAGCACCGTCAGCGGCGCGCCCCGCATCTGCAGCACCCGGTGCTCGTTCTGCAACACCGTGTACCCCAGGCGCTCGAAGCCCGTGCGCAGGTAGTGCGCGTCCACCCAATGGTCATGGTTGCCCAGCACCACGAACACCGGCCGGCTGAAGCCCGCCAGCAGCTCGATGACGCGCGGCAGGGGCTTGGGGCTGTGAGTCACGTAGTCGCCCGTGAGGAAGATGAGATCCGGCTCGCGCGCGTTCACCTCGGCCACCGCGCGCCGGATGCGCACCGCCGACGTGGCCTGTCCCACGTGGATGTCCGACAGGTGCGCGATGCGCAGTCCGTCATGCTCCCGGTGCATCCCCGGCACGTGCAGCACGTTCTCCGACAGCGTGAAGTGGTCCCTCCAGCGCAGCCGGGCCTCGGGCCGCAGCGGATCCGGCCCCGGCGCTTTCAGCTCGTTGCGCCGCATGGTGTTGCGCTGCAGGGACAGCGCGGCGGAGCCAGAAGCGGTCGGGGCGGTCTCAAGGGCGGAGCGGCGGCGGGCGAGTCTCAGGGCCATGCATTTCCTTCCGTCACGGAACGGCTCGAAGTGTAGAGGACACCGGCCACACCCGACGACAGGGAGGGCTTGTGTCCGCTCGCCCGGTCTCCAGCCAGTGACAGCGAGCCCCAGCAAAAGGCGGGAAAATGAAAAGAAATTCCCACCCTTCGCCAGCCGCGCCCCCCCGTGGCCCGAACGGGGGGGCTTCGAGCGACCGGGGGGTCCTCAGTTCCCGCGCAGCACCGTGAGGCCCGCGTTGGTGAGCACGTAGAGCATCGCCGGCTTCACCGTGGGATCATAGACGAGCTGCGTCACGCTCACTCCGTCCACGCCGTCCACGTGGGTGAGCTGCTTCTGGGCATCCAGCTTCCACAGCCCGAAGCCCCGGGTGCCGATGAAGAGCGAGCCGTCATCCGTGGCGGCGAGCGAGGTGAGCGCGTCCGTGGGCAGCCCCGTCACCTTGGTGCCATGGGCCTCCGAGCGGCGGGCGATGGTGAACTTCCACAGGCCGAAGTCCTTGCTGGCCGCGTAGTAGCTCCCGTCCGTCGTCTGCTGCAACGAGCGCCAGAAGTCCTTGTCCTCCAGCGAGTTGAGCTCGGGCAGATAGGAGTTGAGCTTCTCGGGGTTGAGGGTGTCGTTCGTCCGATCCCAATCCGCCAGCGCCACCGAGGGCGTCACCACGCCGAGGTTCCAGTCATTGCCGATGAGCACGTCCCCGTTCTGCGCGATGCCCAGGCCATAGGTATAGCCCGCCATCTGCGTCTGGCCGCCGTCGGGCTTGGGTTTGAACCACACCGGGTGCCGGTGGCTGTTGTACTCGAGCCCCCGGATGCGGGTGACGCCGTGGTTGGTGCCGATGTAGATGTCTCCCCGGTGCTGGCCGCGCATCACCTTCACGCAGGTGAAGACGGAGCGGTCCTCGTCGAAGTGGTGATCATTCGTGTTGCGGATGCCGATGTCGCGCGGCCCGTTGCTGCGCGCCGAGCGGCCCAGGTGCTCCTCCAGCACCACCCGCCCATCCGTCTCGAGCTTCACCACGTCCATGTCTCCCTTCAGGTACTCTTTGTACTTCACGGAATCGAAGCGCGTGGGATCCGGGTTGTCGTAGTTGGGGAAGTCGCTGCCATCCGGGCTGTAGATGAAGGCGGTGTCCAGCTCGTAGGTGAGGTAGCCCACGTAGGCCCGGCCCGCGCTGCCGCCGCAGATGACGCTCGAGTCCAGGGCCAGACGGTCAGGGCCAAACCCACCGGCCGCCTGGCCCACGCCGCTCGTCCACCGGGGCGCGCTGTCTCCGGGCCGCAGCACGCCGATGCGATCTCCATCGAGCAGCCAGATGTTGTAGGCGTCATCCACCGCCACGCCCTGGATGCTGGCGCCGAGCCCATAACGGCTGGAGTAGTTGACGAGCGCCTCGTCTGGCCACGGGCCCACGGTGGGCTCGGCCGTGGGAGGCGGTGGCTCGGCGGGGGGCTGCTCCACCGGGGGGGTCGGATCCTCCGCGGGCGGAGGAGGCTCGACGGGCCCGGGGGAGACTTCCGGTCCGCTCGACGGAGGAGGCTCCTCGACGACGATGGGTGTTCCACCGCCTTCCGGTGGCGCCACGGGCTCCTCCGGCACTCCGCATCCCGTCACCACCCACGCCCCCAATGCCCACGCCCCCACCCATCCGCGCATGTTCCGTCCTCTTCTTCCACGGGCCCACCACGGGCCCCGTTTGGCGTAGAGCAAGCACCATGCCCGGGGGGACCAGTTGCCCACGAGGGGAACGCCCGGGGCAGGGGACTCGCCAGGGAGGGAAAGGACTTTCACTCCCCATGTCCTCGCACCGCCCCGCGAGGGGTGGAAAAGGGCCGGGCCCGCTCCCCGAGAGGGAAACGGGCCCGGTGGACGTCCCGCGTGGGACGTGAGCGGTGTTACTGCTGGGGAAGCGGCTGGGTAGACGGGGTGCTCGGCTGGGAATTGCTCGGGCTCACCGGGGCCTTGCTCTTCACTCCCTTGGGGCTGGTGGCGTTGAGCTCCACGGCGACGATCTCCTCCCCCTCGAGCTGGAAGCGGGCGCGCACCTGCGAGCCCTCGGGGATGACGCTCGAGTCGACCTTCTTCCCGTCGAGCATCACGATGGTCTCCTGGCGCACGTCCAGGTTGGCGTCCGGCAGGCCCGGGCGCACGAGCGTCACGCCGCCACCCCCGGTGTTCTTCAAGGTGCCGGTGGTGCTGAAGGCCTTCTCCTTCTTGAAGGTGCCCTGGCTGGCGGTGGCCAGCCCCGCCTTCTGGGCGAGCTTGTCCGCCGTATTCTCGGTGCCCTGCTTGACGTCCCGGGCTGCCTGGCTCGCGTCCTTCTCGACGTCCCGGGCCGCCTTGCTCACGTCCTCCTTGGCGGCCTGGCCGCTCCCGCCGATGGCCTGTCCCACGTCCTTGGCGGTGTCGCCGATGGCCGGTCCCACCTCGGTGGCATCCACGCCGGTGGAGACGCGGCGGCCCTCGTTGCGCTTCTGCTCCTGTTGGGCCTGGGTGTTGTCCGCCTCCTGGGCCATGGCGGCGGTGCTCAGCGTGATGACCAGGGCGGTGAGAAGCTTCTTCATGGTGACCCCTCCAGGGTTGTTTCAGCGGCCTGAATGGCCTGCCGCGAAACGTTGGGGACGACACACCGCGGTGCCAACCCGGCCCACGCGACCGCGAGGAGGGATGTGCCGCCCGGGTGGAAGGAGGGCGGCCGGGCAGGTAGCTCCTAGCCTTCGTGGGCCACGGTGCACACGCCTCCTCCATTGAGGTGCGCCTGATCCACGATGCTCTGGGTGACGAACTCCTGGAGGGTCCGCACGGTGTAGGCGCCCGGCTCGTAGACCACGGGCTTGCCCTGGGGGTCCTTCAGCTCGCGGCCCTCGGCATCCCGCAGGTCGAGCAGCCGCTGCGTGGCGAGTCCCTCGGGGGTGATGACCTTGTCGGCGTTGGCGGTGGCGGCCAGGGCGTCGAAGCGCAGCAGCACCCCGCGGTGGGTGCCCAGCCGATCATAGAACATGTGCTCGGCGTGGATGGTGACCTCCGTCTGGGCCACGGAGTTCTCCGGCACCACGATGCCCAGCGTGCCGTCCACCCCGTTGACGCAGTCCACCATGCGCGCGTTGACGGGAAAGCCCATGCGGAAGGTATAGACGCCCACGTTCGCCTTGGTGGCGATCCCCTCCACCCAGTAGCTGTAGCCCTTCGAGCGCATGAGCTCCAGGTCCTCCGGGGACACGTTGCCGTCCGGCAGCGTCGTGTCCGCGCCGGGAGGGGCCACGCGGAAGCCCACGCTCCAGCGTCCCGCGGCGAGCCCCTCGAGGTGCGCGAGCGGCATGTCGCCCTTCTGCACGTCCACCAGCACCTGGCCGGCCGCCGTGCGCTTCTCCCCGGTGGCCGACGTCAGCGTGAAGTCACCCACCGACACCAGGTACTTCGAGAACTGCACGGACCAGCCATCCTGGAAGAGGTGGTCATTGTAGCCGCGCTGGGTGCCGTCTCCGCCGCTCAGCGTCACGCGCACCTCGCCCTCGGCCGCGGGCTCGCAGCCCACGCTCCCGAGTGCCAGCACCCCGAACAGCGCGCCCCGCTTCATCCACGATCGTGTGCTCATGCAACTGGGGATTATTTGCAACTGTGTTGCAAGTCAAGTTGACGGTGGTATACCCGGCAGTCGACCCATGTGGACCTCCTGTCTGTTGTTCTGCCTCCTGGGGGCCGTGGCCGCGCAGCCCGTGACCCCGCCCGTCGCGGTGGAGATCTCGCCTCCCGTGCTGCCCGCCGGTGAGCCCGCGCCGACGGTGCCCGTCGTGGTGCTGCTGCGTCTGACCATCGACGAGGAGGGCGAGGTGTCGCGCGTGGACGTGCGCGAGTCGGCGGGGCCCGCGTTCGATCGCTCCGCCATGGCCGCCGCCCTGCGCTGGCGCTTCCAGCCCGCGAGGCAGGGGGACGTGGCCGTGGAGGTGCAGGCCGATGTGCCCGTCACCTTCGAGCCTCCTCCAGCGCCGCCACCGGAGCCGCCACCGGAACCCGCCTCGGAGCCGCCCGCCGTGAGTGAACCCGGACAGGCACCGCCCCCGGAGGAGCCGCCGCCCGCCGAATCTCCCGAGTCGGAGAAACCCGCGTTCGCCACCACGGTGCGGGGCAAGGCCGCCGCGCCGCCACCGGCCGCGGTGGGAGACTTTCAAATCTCCGTGGGCCAGCTCGCCGACGTGCCGCGCCACTCCGCCTCGGATCTGATGTTGCTGGCTCCGGGTGTCATGCTCGCCAACCACGGGGGCGAGGGCCACGCGGAGACCATCTTCATCCGGGGTTTCGACGCGGGCGAGGGCAAGGACGTGGAGCTGCGCCTGGAGGGCGTGCCCCTCAACGAGGTGTCGCACGCGCATGGCCATGGCTACGCGGACACCTACTTCATCATCCCCGAGCTGGTGGACTCGCTGCGCGTCACCGAGGGGCCCTATGACCCTTCCCAGGGCGACTTCGGCGTGGCGGGCACGGTGGAGTACCAGCTCGGCCTGAAGCGCCGTGGCCTCACCGCCTCGGCGAGCACGGGCAGCTATGCCGCGCGCCGGCTGGCGCTGGTGTACGGTCCTCCGGGGTCGAGCGAGGCCAACTTCGTGGGGCTGCTCGTGCGCCAGGGGCCCGGCTTCGGTCCCAACCGGGCCTATGCCAACGCGGGGGTGATGGCCCAGATGGAGCTGCGCCTGGGCGACGAGACGCGGTTGCGGCTGTTGGGGTCGAGCTACGCGGCGCGCTTCTCCTCGGCGGGCGTGGTGCGGGAGACGGACGTGGTGGACGGCCGCATGCCGTGCGCGGCGGACGCGGACTCGCAGTTCTTCTGCCTCTATGATCCGAACCAGGGCGGGGCGGCGCAGCGGCACCTCGTGTCCGCGGAGCTGCGCTCGCGGCTGAGCGGGGGCGGGCGCTTCGTGCAGCAGGGCTTCGCGGTGATGCGGCAGATGCGCATCCGGGAGAACTTCACCGGCTTCCTCAACGACGTGCCGCCCATTGGCGAGTCCCAGCGGGGCGACGCTACCGAGCAGACCTACCGTGGCCTCACCGTGGGCTTGCGCGGCCGCTACACGCCGGGCGTGCGCCTGGGCGATCAACCCCTGCCCCTGGAACTGGGCTACATCGCGCGCTTCGACGACGTCCTCACGCGCTCGCGGCGGCTGCGCGCGCAGGGAGGAGCCCCCTACAGCACCCTCTTCGACAACCAGGTGCGCACCACGAACGTGGGCGCCTACGCCTCGTTGAGGTACGCGCCGTTGTCCTGGCTCACCCTGCGCGGCGGGGTGCGGCTGGACACCTTCCTCTTCGCCGTGGAGGACCAGAACCGGCCCGCCTCGGACCGGCAGGGCCCGCGCATCCCCGAGGAGTCCATCGAGGCGTATGGCTTCTTCGCGAGCCCCCGCGCCACCGCCGAGGTGCGGCTGTCCCCCCAGCTCACCTGGCTCACCAGCGCGGGCCTGGGGGCGCGCTCCAGTGACGCGGCCGCTCTGTCCGACGCGGAGCTCGCTCCCTATGCGCGCGTGACGGCCGTGGAGTCGGGCCTGGGCTGGCGGCTCGGGGGAGAGGGGCATCCCTATGAGTTCGAGGCGCGCGGCGCCGTGTTCACCACGCGCGTGTCGCAAGACCTCGTCTTCGACGAGACGGCGGGCCGCAACCAGCCCGTGGGTCCCTCGCAGCGCCTGGGGGCGTTCGCCACCTCGCGCTTCACCCTGTTCGAGCGCCTGGACGTGCAGGGCAGTGTGGCCTGGGCCCATGCCACCCTGCCGGCCCCCGGGGCTCCGTCCTGGAAGGTCTGGGAGGGCACGGTGATGCCCTACATTCCCCAGCTCATCGGCAGGGTGGATGCGTCGCTGCGCGGACAGCTCGACGTGGGCGCCTTCCCGGTGAGCTGGATGCTGGCACTGGGCCACAGCGCCATCGGCCCGAAGCCGCTGCCGCTCGATCGCTACAGCGAGCCCATCTTCCTCTTCGATGTGGCGGCGAGCGCCCGGTGGAGGGCACTGGAGCTGGGCGTGTCGGTGGAGAACCTGCTCGACGCGCGCTGGCGTGAGGCCGAGTTCAACTACGTCTCCAACTTCCGCGGCCCGGATGCTCCGGCCTCGCTGATGGCCACGCGCCACTTCTCGGCGGGCGCGCCCCGCACCGTGCTCGCCACCCTCACCGTGCATCTGGACCTGCAGGAGGCCGTGCCATGACCGCGACACCACGCACCACCCGCCGTGCCTTCACTACCCTGCTCGGGGCCGCGCTGCTCGGCGCGGGGGCCGCGTGTGGTGGCTCGGGCACCGGCGGTCGGGGCATCGTCTTCCGCATGGGCTTGCGCACCGCGATCGCTCCGGGCGAGACGCGCCCGGGGCACTTCACCACCGACACCGGGTGGCGCGTGGAACTCACCGCGGCGCGCATGGTGCTCGGCCCCATCTACCTCTTCGAGAACGCCTCTCCGTTGCAGCCGGCCCCCACGGGACGGTGGTTGCGCCGCCTGGGCGAGGTGCTCGTGCCCAGCGCGCACGCGCACGAGTCCTTCTTCTCCGGAGGCCGGGTGCTCGGGGAGTGGGACCGCGAGGTGGTGTTCGATCTGCTCGCGGAGCCGGGGCAGGCGCGGGTGCTCGGGCGCTCGCCGGGAATCGCTGGCCGGGCGCGCTCCCTGTCGCTGTTGCTCCAGCCGCCCTCGCGGGCCCTGGGCGCGGAGGCGGCGGCGCTGGAGGGGCACTCGGTGTGGCTGGAGGGCACGGCCGAGCGCGAGGGCCAGCGCGTGCCCTTCCTCGTCACGGTGGACTTCCCCGCGCCGGTGGAGATGCAGCGGGTGGACTTCGTGCCCATCGAGGTGGAACTGGAGGAGGAGGGGCTGTTCGTGCTGGAGCTTCAGCCCCGGCGCTGGTTCGAGGGCGCCCTCTTCGAGCGCCTGGAGGTGCCCGAGGAGGGGGCGCGGGTGAAGGTGACCGCGGAGAGCCAGGTGTACCGCGCGCTGTTCGTC encodes:
- a CDS encoding metallophosphoesterase produces the protein MALRLARRRSALETAPTASGSAALSLQRNTMRRNELKAPGPDPLRPEARLRWRDHFTLSENVLHVPGMHREHDGLRIAHLSDIHVGQATSAVRIRRAVAEVNAREPDLIFLTGDYVTHSPKPLPRVIELLAGFSRPVFVVLGNHDHWVDAHYLRTGFERLGYTVLQNEHRVLQMRGAPLTVLGIDDGRTHRDDVEATFRGAPESGTRLVLTHAPPTVEKLPANGNLVQFSGHTHGGQFVVRGLTEAIFRRAGQPYIQGHYHVRGNQLYVNMGLGFGFGGPYLRRGTYPEVAFFTLRHAEAAASL
- a CDS encoding TonB family protein, producing MWTSCLLFCLLGAVAAQPVTPPVAVEISPPVLPAGEPAPTVPVVVLLRLTIDEEGEVSRVDVRESAGPAFDRSAMAAALRWRFQPARQGDVAVEVQADVPVTFEPPPAPPPEPPPEPASEPPAVSEPGQAPPPEEPPPAESPESEKPAFATTVRGKAAAPPPAAVGDFQISVGQLADVPRHSASDLMLLAPGVMLANHGGEGHAETIFIRGFDAGEGKDVELRLEGVPLNEVSHAHGHGYADTYFIIPELVDSLRVTEGPYDPSQGDFGVAGTVEYQLGLKRRGLTASASTGSYAARRLALVYGPPGSSEANFVGLLVRQGPGFGPNRAYANAGVMAQMELRLGDETRLRLLGSSYAARFSSAGVVRETDVVDGRMPCAADADSQFFCLYDPNQGGAAQRHLVSAELRSRLSGGGRFVQQGFAVMRQMRIRENFTGFLNDVPPIGESQRGDATEQTYRGLTVGLRGRYTPGVRLGDQPLPLELGYIARFDDVLTRSRRLRAQGGAPYSTLFDNQVRTTNVGAYASLRYAPLSWLTLRGGVRLDTFLFAVEDQNRPASDRQGPRIPEESIEAYGFFASPRATAEVRLSPQLTWLTSAGLGARSSDAAALSDAELAPYARVTAVESGLGWRLGGEGHPYEFEARGAVFTTRVSQDLVFDETAGRNQPVGPSQRLGAFATSRFTLFERLDVQGSVAWAHATLPAPGAPSWKVWEGTVMPYIPQLIGRVDASLRGQLDVGAFPVSWMLALGHSAIGPKPLPLDRYSEPIFLFDVAASARWRALELGVSVENLLDARWREAEFNYVSNFRGPDAPASLMATRHFSAGAPRTVLATLTVHLDLQEAVP